Proteins from one Bdellovibrio svalbardensis genomic window:
- a CDS encoding PilZ domain-containing protein: MNTKFDLEDKGHFRRQYPRRALRRKVGVLCDGSYFVCETGELGEGGMSIISEFILTEGHELVVSLQIPSGDFVFLRAIVRSTRKKEGDSKVTHGLSFSEIAFSIKRQIRAYVSARTESLSNS, from the coding sequence ATGAATACTAAGTTCGATCTCGAAGACAAAGGCCATTTTCGCCGTCAATATCCAAGACGCGCGCTAAGACGTAAAGTAGGCGTACTTTGCGATGGCTCTTATTTTGTCTGCGAAACGGGTGAATTGGGAGAGGGCGGAATGTCCATCATTTCCGAGTTCATTTTGACTGAAGGTCATGAACTGGTTGTTAGCTTGCAAATTCCATCAGGGGATTTTGTGTTCTTGCGCGCCATCGTGCGATCAACAAGAAAAAAAGAAGGTGACTCGAAGGTCACCCACGGATTGAGCTTTAGCGAAATCGCTTTCTCAATTAAACGACAAATACGGGCTTACGTATCAGCCCGTACCGAATCGCTATCTAATAGCTAA
- the murJ gene encoding murein biosynthesis integral membrane protein MurJ — translation MSHEASTLKQHSQQDRKKVLKRAFFMASGTLTSRILGLLRDMALAALFERSVTDAWTAAFRLPNLFRRLFGEGSLSVSFIPVFMQARAEDSSGIRAQNLLNALYTVFLIFLGSLTVLGILYMEQVLGLILSADYAKNPEKWLLTVRMARIMFGFVYFVCSYAYFMGVLNALGSFGLPAVAPALLNISMLVFTFLPPSWFPQIGDGLAWGVLVGGILQALLLWLALRGRGYLPRVQRQIWNEDVRRVLKNMLPGLLGMGLLQFTTLVNLHFASSMGEGAISYIYWADRLLEMPLSLVSVSLGAALLPTLSELALRNERNKFREVVQEHFLFSLFLAWPATLGLFFLAEPIIEVLFKRGHFTVLDAKNTAIVLQVYAVSLLFVSGVRILSPAFYAVKNTWLPALTSAGALLLHLSWAAWWIRRAGLQGLVLSSLVAMALQFIVMSLALRILIMKIEWRKTLTEALKIFFAGVGLAGAVQIYFPLAEVLEFSSLGKLMALVLAILAGAVVYFTCSMALRLEQAQFLLSSLKRKN, via the coding sequence GTGTCTCACGAAGCAAGCACATTAAAACAACATAGCCAGCAAGATCGAAAAAAGGTCCTCAAGAGGGCCTTTTTTATGGCGTCAGGTACTCTAACGAGCCGCATTCTTGGGCTCTTGAGGGATATGGCCTTGGCAGCGCTCTTCGAGCGTTCCGTCACTGACGCATGGACAGCGGCTTTCCGGCTTCCCAATCTCTTTCGCCGTTTATTTGGCGAGGGCTCCTTATCCGTGAGTTTTATTCCGGTTTTTATGCAGGCTCGGGCTGAAGATTCCAGCGGGATTCGTGCTCAGAACCTCTTAAATGCTCTCTATACTGTTTTTTTGATTTTCCTCGGCAGTCTGACGGTTTTGGGCATCCTCTATATGGAGCAGGTGTTGGGGCTGATTCTTTCCGCTGATTACGCCAAGAATCCAGAAAAATGGCTGCTGACGGTGCGAATGGCGCGCATCATGTTTGGCTTTGTTTACTTTGTCTGTAGCTATGCCTACTTCATGGGAGTTTTAAATGCTCTGGGAAGTTTTGGTCTGCCGGCTGTTGCGCCCGCACTGTTAAATATTTCGATGTTGGTGTTCACTTTTCTGCCGCCGTCATGGTTTCCGCAAATAGGGGATGGCTTGGCGTGGGGGGTGCTGGTTGGCGGGATATTGCAAGCTTTGTTGTTGTGGTTGGCTTTGCGGGGACGTGGATATTTGCCAAGGGTGCAGCGCCAGATTTGGAATGAAGATGTCAGAAGAGTCTTGAAGAACATGTTGCCAGGCCTTCTAGGTATGGGGCTTTTGCAGTTTACGACCTTGGTGAATTTGCATTTCGCAAGCTCCATGGGTGAAGGGGCGATTTCTTATATCTATTGGGCGGATCGCTTGCTGGAGATGCCTCTTTCTTTGGTGTCAGTCAGTTTGGGGGCCGCATTGTTGCCGACACTCAGTGAGCTGGCTTTGCGAAATGAAAGAAATAAATTTCGCGAGGTGGTTCAAGAGCACTTTCTCTTTTCGCTTTTTCTGGCGTGGCCTGCCACTCTAGGGTTGTTTTTCCTGGCGGAGCCGATCATCGAGGTGCTTTTTAAACGTGGGCATTTCACAGTCTTGGATGCGAAAAACACCGCGATTGTTTTGCAAGTTTATGCCGTGAGCTTATTGTTTGTCTCTGGCGTGCGCATTCTTTCTCCGGCTTTCTATGCAGTGAAAAACACCTGGTTGCCGGCACTGACTTCCGCTGGGGCTTTATTGCTGCACTTATCTTGGGCTGCTTGGTGGATTCGCAGGGCAGGGTTGCAGGGATTGGTTCTTTCCAGTTTGGTGGCGATGGCTCTGCAGTTTATTGTGATGTCGTTGGCTTTGCGAATTCTAATTATGAAAATAGAGTGGCGTAAAACTTTGACCGAAGCTTTGAAAATTTTCTTCGCTGGAGTGGGGTTGGCAGGTGCCGTGCAAATTTACTTTCCGCTCGCAGAAGTTTTGGAATTTAGTTCTTTGGGAAAATTGATGGCTTTGGTTTTAGCGATTTTGGCTGGAGCAGTGGTTTACTTTACGTGTTCAATGGCACTGCGCCTGGAGCAGGCGCAGTTTCTATTGTCGTCTTTGAAACGAAAGAACTAG
- the holA gene encoding DNA polymerase III subunit delta, with translation MAVIDAQKFYRDLEKGQLSPLYFLFGEEPYLLNQSVDRFKYAVLNEGAIDFNYSLFYASDADVSVVRDAVETLPMMAPRRLVILKESQELTDKEWAELEPLIENAVDSTVFVLLASRVDKRKKSIRSLLDKAECVEFKKPYENQIPSWINYIAQSLGLTISNEAIHLLHKLAGHHLTEIEGELKKLGEFVEGSRRIEVSDVAQVVSRSKEENVFDFTKAIGENDRVKALEHLVHLLDQGQNEIGIISLVARHVRILLTVKKGMEEGLQGAKLAHYAQVPPYFLDTYTDQSRRWTAKKLEQTLVVLSETDKALKSSPLSSHIWLENMVLKTCSSHAAH, from the coding sequence ATGGCAGTAATTGATGCGCAGAAATTCTATCGGGATCTAGAAAAGGGACAATTGTCTCCTCTTTATTTTCTGTTTGGCGAAGAGCCTTATTTGCTCAATCAAAGTGTTGATCGTTTCAAATATGCAGTCCTTAACGAAGGCGCCATCGATTTCAATTATAGTTTGTTTTATGCCAGTGATGCAGATGTCAGCGTAGTTCGTGACGCTGTGGAAACCTTGCCGATGATGGCGCCGCGCCGTTTGGTGATCCTGAAGGAATCTCAAGAGCTCACGGATAAAGAATGGGCAGAGTTAGAACCGTTGATTGAAAACGCGGTAGATAGCACAGTCTTTGTTCTTTTGGCTTCGCGAGTCGATAAACGTAAAAAATCCATTCGCTCGTTGTTGGATAAAGCAGAATGCGTTGAATTTAAAAAACCTTACGAAAATCAAATTCCTTCCTGGATCAACTATATCGCACAAAGCTTGGGTCTGACGATCAGCAATGAAGCGATTCATCTTCTTCATAAATTGGCCGGACATCATCTGACTGAAATTGAAGGGGAGTTGAAAAAGCTCGGTGAGTTTGTCGAAGGTTCGCGTCGTATTGAAGTGTCTGATGTCGCGCAAGTAGTGTCTCGCTCTAAAGAGGAAAACGTTTTCGATTTTACCAAAGCTATTGGTGAAAATGATCGCGTGAAAGCTTTGGAGCATTTGGTTCATCTGTTGGATCAGGGGCAAAACGAGATCGGTATTATTTCTTTGGTGGCCCGTCATGTGCGTATTCTTCTGACGGTGAAGAAGGGCATGGAAGAGGGTCTGCAAGGGGCGAAGCTCGCTCACTATGCGCAGGTGCCTCCTTATTTTTTGGATACCTATACGGACCAATCTCGACGTTGGACTGCTAAAAAGCTAGAGCAGACATTAGTGGTTCTTTCTGAGACAGATAAGGCCCTCAAGTCTTCCCCATTGTCCAGTCACATCTGGCTTGAGAATATGGTTCTTAAAACTTGTAGCTCTCACGCGGCCCACTAA
- a CDS encoding D-2-hydroxyacid dehydrogenase, with the protein MKKKILITDRFAQDSFLYLQQHSHFEVVRADHPQHLPLEHLVSANCLIIRSRTTIDEELLKKARQLQLIITCTSGFDHIDLDATQKWGVTVMHTPTANIESAAQLTWGLVLSCVNNVQQAHKMVKAGEWKRDLITGIELCGRTYGVIGLGRIGSRVAEIAQAFGMNVVAFDPYADDENFERLKIPRLSYEEVLKTSDVISFHVPKTVETDHMLNRSHFEYIHRGIVLINTSRGSVINENDLCEAIEKGWLRSVGLDVFEKEPLNRNSNLLTYPNVVLTPHIGANTEDAFFKASQIAANKLMAFFIDGSTSDTLPPRTPWYGATGFKGE; encoded by the coding sequence ATGAAGAAAAAAATCCTCATTACGGATCGCTTCGCTCAAGACAGTTTCTTGTATCTTCAGCAACACAGCCACTTTGAAGTCGTGCGAGCTGATCATCCTCAGCATCTGCCACTAGAGCACTTGGTGAGTGCTAATTGTTTAATCATTCGCAGCCGCACCACTATCGATGAAGAACTTCTCAAGAAGGCCCGTCAACTGCAGCTCATCATCACTTGCACGAGCGGCTTTGATCACATTGACTTGGATGCGACTCAAAAATGGGGTGTTACCGTCATGCACACGCCGACAGCCAATATTGAGTCCGCCGCTCAATTGACCTGGGGCTTGGTGTTAAGCTGCGTGAACAACGTTCAGCAGGCCCACAAGATGGTCAAGGCTGGCGAATGGAAACGTGATCTGATCACGGGCATCGAGTTGTGTGGTCGAACTTATGGGGTCATCGGCTTGGGCCGCATTGGCTCCCGAGTCGCCGAAATTGCACAGGCCTTCGGAATGAATGTCGTTGCCTTCGACCCTTATGCTGATGACGAAAATTTTGAACGACTGAAGATACCTCGGTTGAGCTATGAGGAAGTTTTAAAAACTTCTGATGTGATCAGCTTCCACGTGCCAAAAACAGTGGAAACAGATCATATGCTCAACCGCTCTCATTTTGAGTACATTCATCGTGGCATTGTTTTGATCAATACGTCTCGTGGTTCGGTGATCAACGAGAATGATCTCTGTGAAGCTATCGAAAAGGGCTGGCTGCGTTCCGTCGGCCTTGATGTTTTTGAGAAAGAGCCTCTCAACAGAAATTCCAATTTGCTGACCTATCCCAATGTGGTTTTGACTCCACACATTGGAGCTAATACGGAAGATGCTTTCTTTAAGGCGTCTCAGATTGCCGCTAATAAGCTTATGGCCTTCTTTATCGACGGCAGCACCTCTGACACCCTCCCCCCAAGAACGCCCTGGTATGGAGCGACTGGCTTTAAAGGAGAATAA
- the rpsT gene encoding 30S ribosomal protein S20, whose translation MANHKSAAKRARQSVRKTAVNNARKSTVKTVEKKLVKAIEAKDLKALPELLKAFTSSVMKAAKTGVIKKETASRKISRLSTRASAAK comes from the coding sequence TTGGCAAATCATAAGTCTGCAGCAAAAAGAGCTCGTCAGTCTGTTCGCAAAACCGCTGTTAACAATGCTCGTAAAAGCACTGTAAAAACAGTTGAGAAAAAACTAGTTAAAGCAATTGAAGCGAAAGACCTTAAAGCTCTTCCTGAATTGTTGAAAGCTTTCACTTCTTCAGTGATGAAAGCTGCTAAAACTGGCGTTATTAAGAAAGAAACTGCTTCTCGCAAGATCAGCCGTCTTTCTACTCGCGCTTCTGCTGCTAAGTAA
- a CDS encoding adenylosuccinate synthase: MSGVVVVGAQWGDEGKGKLIDVFAEKADMVVRYQGGANAGHTLVVNGQKTILHLVPSGILRAETTCVIASGVVIDVFAISKEIQGLKASGLLQNPKQLMISDTATVILPYHKALDAARESALSDEKIGTTGKGIGPAYEDRASRRAILFGDLFDRDSLRKKLELALREKNFILENYYKSTPFNIDEILKDLEAVTEELAPYRAKDCSLFISKNLKAGKRVLFEGAQGTMLDVLHGTYPFVTSSSTLSSNACASTGIGPMSVNKVIGVFKAYTTRVGSGPFPTELHDEVGEKIQADGHEFGSTTGRARRCGWLDLVALKYAIRVNGITNLAMMKIDVLTGHERLGVCTAYKLNGEIITELPTSPYELEKVEPIIEWLPGWNQDLTKVKTLSDLPRPTTNYIDYIGSQLGTPIDVISVGPGREQTLWVKPLFNN, translated from the coding sequence ATGTCTGGAGTCGTTGTTGTCGGCGCCCAATGGGGCGATGAAGGTAAGGGTAAACTCATTGACGTGTTTGCAGAAAAAGCAGACATGGTTGTTCGCTACCAAGGTGGCGCCAATGCAGGACACACTCTTGTTGTTAACGGTCAAAAAACTATTCTTCACTTGGTTCCGTCTGGCATTCTTCGCGCGGAAACGACTTGTGTGATTGCTTCAGGCGTTGTGATTGACGTATTCGCCATCAGCAAAGAAATTCAAGGCCTGAAAGCTTCAGGTCTTTTACAAAATCCAAAACAATTGATGATCTCCGACACGGCGACTGTGATCCTGCCTTACCACAAGGCTTTGGATGCCGCTCGTGAATCTGCCCTGAGCGATGAGAAAATCGGCACCACGGGTAAAGGAATTGGCCCGGCTTATGAAGACCGCGCTTCGCGCCGAGCGATTTTGTTCGGCGACCTTTTCGATCGCGATTCTCTTCGCAAGAAATTGGAACTGGCTCTTCGCGAGAAAAATTTCATTCTTGAAAACTACTATAAATCCACTCCTTTCAATATCGATGAGATTCTAAAAGATCTTGAAGCGGTGACCGAAGAGCTGGCTCCTTACCGTGCCAAAGATTGTTCACTGTTTATTTCTAAAAACCTGAAGGCTGGAAAACGCGTGTTGTTTGAGGGTGCACAAGGCACGATGCTGGACGTTCTTCACGGAACTTATCCTTTCGTGACAAGCTCTTCGACATTGTCATCGAATGCGTGCGCCAGCACTGGTATTGGCCCAATGAGCGTGAACAAGGTGATCGGCGTATTTAAGGCTTATACGACTCGTGTAGGCAGCGGTCCTTTCCCGACAGAGCTGCATGATGAAGTTGGAGAGAAGATCCAGGCGGATGGCCATGAGTTCGGCTCTACAACAGGCCGCGCGCGCCGTTGCGGCTGGTTGGATCTTGTTGCCTTGAAATATGCGATCCGAGTCAATGGCATCACCAACTTGGCAATGATGAAAATCGACGTCCTCACAGGCCATGAGCGCTTGGGCGTTTGCACGGCTTACAAGTTAAATGGCGAAATCATCACCGAACTTCCGACTTCGCCTTATGAGTTGGAAAAAGTGGAGCCAATTATTGAGTGGCTTCCTGGCTGGAACCAGGATTTGACGAAAGTAAAAACACTTTCTGATCTTCCACGCCCAACAACAAACTATATTGACTATATCGGTTCACAATTAGGCACTCCAATTGACGTTATTTCAGTGGGCCCAGGCCGCGAACAGACGCTTTGGGTGAAGCCTTTGTTTAACAATTAA
- a CDS encoding helix-turn-helix domain-containing protein: MPNHLNSELIEIDQNELRALLQARGFTRYDLAKKLNMSTKTVQRWLNATVRRIRMDTLEKLALALDVKPEQLKKHTTSISTRATNRAIEELCSQHFIRKVHTSEDWENFLAILKTFCPNSLSSEQRLKLFKHIGISSLHLRKYRACKLYLNEAASIAKALDLPIENLDILNWLAIREQCVGNFVEAALYFQIAEELLIQVKCSKVHAFYYHKKARLLHHTESYQESIVCNKKSLALEYQHNDKPNMLSVSCKYFLLGTTYMHIKNYSKARVMFLRNIRAAEKAGWVQGCGLGHFYLGIISKLSGQNPQLIRSHFGKARTLNHFTSEKKNDPRLEKVEFLNLIFNGRFEEAKQNLNLRLKKNRNSRLHFSYAILDCLFLQKLQPGLLAVRESHVEVAEEFFSKNKMKHSAQLLETMKKRRTITEQELLDCYPF, translated from the coding sequence ATGCCGAATCATCTAAATTCAGAATTAATAGAAATTGACCAGAATGAACTCCGAGCTTTGTTGCAAGCACGAGGATTCACTCGCTATGACCTTGCGAAAAAACTAAATATGTCTACGAAGACAGTACAACGCTGGCTTAATGCAACAGTTCGGCGCATACGCATGGACACCCTTGAAAAGCTGGCACTTGCTCTGGATGTAAAGCCAGAGCAGCTTAAAAAACATACGACTTCGATTTCAACTCGCGCTACCAATCGAGCTATCGAAGAACTATGCTCCCAACACTTTATTAGAAAAGTACACACAAGTGAGGATTGGGAAAATTTCCTAGCCATTCTGAAAACATTTTGTCCAAATTCACTGTCTTCTGAACAGCGTTTAAAGCTCTTCAAACACATTGGCATATCTTCTTTGCATTTGCGCAAATACCGGGCTTGCAAACTCTATCTTAATGAAGCCGCATCCATTGCGAAGGCTCTGGACCTGCCAATTGAGAATTTAGATATTCTGAACTGGCTGGCAATCCGTGAACAGTGCGTTGGAAACTTCGTGGAGGCGGCCCTCTACTTTCAAATTGCAGAAGAACTTCTGATACAAGTGAAGTGTTCCAAAGTTCACGCCTTCTATTACCATAAAAAAGCACGACTTCTTCATCACACGGAAAGTTACCAAGAATCAATCGTTTGCAACAAAAAGTCATTGGCTTTGGAGTATCAGCACAATGACAAACCCAATATGCTCAGCGTTTCCTGCAAATATTTTTTGTTAGGAACCACTTATATGCACATAAAGAATTATTCCAAGGCACGGGTTATGTTCCTCAGGAATATCAGAGCTGCCGAAAAAGCTGGCTGGGTTCAGGGCTGCGGTTTAGGTCATTTTTATCTTGGCATCATCAGCAAGCTTTCAGGTCAAAATCCACAATTGATACGCAGTCATTTTGGCAAAGCCCGAACTCTGAATCATTTTACCAGCGAGAAAAAAAATGACCCACGATTAGAGAAAGTGGAATTTCTAAATCTTATTTTCAATGGACGATTTGAAGAGGCCAAACAAAATCTCAATCTTCGCCTTAAAAAGAATCGCAACAGCCGCCTGCATTTTTCATACGCTATCTTGGATTGCCTTTTCCTACAAAAGCTTCAACCAGGTCTTTTAGCTGTTAGAGAAAGTCATGTCGAGGTCGCGGAAGAGTTCTTTTCGAAGAATAAAATGAAACACAGTGCTCAACTACTTGAGACAATGAAAAAAAGACGAACGATCACGGAACAGGAATTACTTGATTGCTACCCATTTTGA
- a CDS encoding pyridoxal-phosphate-dependent aminotransferase family protein encodes MTSDDGFNDVSNEYSLLAPGPVNLHPEVRKALALPMIHHRTPEFDKILKRVLENIKKVFQTTQEVFLLTTTGSGGMEALLVNTLSPGDKVLAIVSGKFGERWADMAKHYGASVTVLEVPWGEAVQVSLVEDHLKNNPDTRAVLCQACETSTAVSHPIRELADVISKYSETLFLVDAITALGAYPLPMDEWKIDGLVAGSQKAFMLPTGMAFISFSQKAWKFIEGAKFPRYYFDVRKEKKANASGETFFSSNVAIIRALDVVLNLIQAQGLNKLFHDIHRRAELTRIFAQKLGFTLYAKSPSDSVTALTVPSHMDGQKIRLHLEEAHNITIMGGQDQAKGKIIRVGHMGYIQDQELIRLIASLGHCLRHFDPAFISVEQISMVADEARKWLEQNP; translated from the coding sequence ATGACATCTGATGATGGTTTTAATGATGTTTCGAATGAATACAGCCTTCTAGCGCCTGGCCCGGTCAATCTTCATCCTGAAGTGCGTAAAGCATTGGCACTTCCAATGATTCATCACCGCACTCCTGAATTTGATAAAATTTTAAAGCGCGTTCTTGAGAATATTAAAAAAGTTTTCCAAACAACTCAGGAAGTCTTTCTATTGACCACCACAGGTTCTGGCGGCATGGAAGCACTTCTCGTCAACACTCTTTCGCCGGGCGACAAAGTTCTGGCGATTGTCTCTGGAAAATTTGGCGAACGTTGGGCCGATATGGCAAAGCACTATGGCGCGAGCGTCACCGTTCTTGAAGTTCCATGGGGTGAAGCGGTTCAGGTTTCCTTGGTGGAAGATCATCTAAAAAACAATCCCGACACCCGCGCAGTTCTTTGCCAGGCTTGCGAAACCAGCACTGCGGTTTCGCACCCGATTCGTGAATTGGCTGATGTCATTTCAAAATATTCTGAAACTCTTTTCTTGGTCGATGCCATCACCGCGTTGGGCGCCTATCCACTCCCAATGGATGAATGGAAAATTGACGGCTTGGTGGCCGGCTCGCAAAAAGCCTTTATGTTGCCAACGGGAATGGCTTTCATTTCTTTCTCGCAAAAGGCCTGGAAATTTATCGAAGGCGCAAAATTCCCCCGTTACTATTTTGACGTGCGCAAAGAGAAAAAAGCCAACGCCAGCGGCGAAACCTTTTTCTCTTCCAATGTGGCCATCATTCGCGCCCTCGACGTGGTTTTGAATTTGATTCAAGCTCAAGGCTTAAACAAACTCTTCCATGATATTCATCGCCGAGCAGAACTCACTCGTATCTTCGCGCAAAAATTAGGCTTCACTCTTTACGCCAAGTCACCGAGCGATTCGGTCACTGCCTTGACGGTACCTTCGCATATGGACGGCCAAAAAATCCGTCTTCATTTGGAAGAAGCACACAATATCACCATCATGGGTGGTCAGGACCAGGCAAAAGGAAAAATTATTCGCGTAGGACATATGGGCTATATCCAGGATCAGGAATTGATTCGCCTGATCGCGTCTTTAGGACATTGCCTTCGTCATTTCGATCCCGCCTTTATTTCCGTGGAGCAAATTTCAATGGTGGCTGATGAAGCCAGAAAATGGTTGGAGCAAAATCCATGA
- a CDS encoding LptE family protein: MSFFFLDILFNLYSTGSVDAIFKALRITLIFPLFLSGCAYHLGAANRSIPGGYKQISVPVFKNKTQETGIEVSFTNSIIQEFQRSRVARVVDNALSEVAVIGTIDSVQYFPGAKRLSGDSATPLLPSGSALASEYRIILTVTVRVVRQADGTELWKGSFSGERTYQAPQVTLAGVNSVNPLYNLSARRQNIDLMASDLMLEAHDRITENF, translated from the coding sequence ATGTCATTTTTCTTCCTTGATATCTTGTTCAATTTATACTCAACTGGCTCTGTGGACGCAATCTTTAAAGCTCTTCGTATTACTTTGATTTTTCCTCTTTTTCTCTCTGGATGTGCCTATCATCTTGGCGCTGCCAATCGCAGCATTCCGGGTGGTTATAAGCAGATCTCCGTGCCTGTTTTTAAAAATAAAACTCAAGAAACTGGCATTGAGGTGTCATTTACAAACTCGATAATTCAAGAGTTTCAGCGTTCACGTGTGGCGCGAGTTGTGGACAATGCTTTGTCCGAAGTCGCGGTCATTGGGACCATTGATTCGGTTCAATACTTTCCGGGAGCAAAGCGTCTTTCCGGGGACTCGGCAACACCTCTTTTACCAAGTGGTTCGGCTCTAGCTTCTGAGTATCGAATTATTCTTACAGTCACTGTGAGAGTGGTGAGACAGGCTGATGGCACAGAGTTGTGGAAAGGTTCCTTCAGCGGGGAGCGTACTTATCAGGCACCTCAGGTGACGCTTGCGGGCGTAAACTCCGTGAATCCTCTTTACAATCTTTCTGCACGAAGGCAAAACATTGACCTCATGGCAAGCGACCTCATGTTGGAAGCTCATGATCGTATTACCGAAAATTTCTAG